The window AGAGCCAGGATGCATCTGTTGCACCATTTCTTCCGTCACCAGTAAGGGTGCTTTTTTCCCCGGAACCTGAGCTGTTGTAATAACAACATCGGCATTTTTAACATGTTCCGTCACAACTTCTTGAGTCCGCTGCTTGGATGCCTCAGAAATTTCCTTGGCGTAACCCCCGGCGGCTACGGTTTCTTCTTCGAGTGTGACTTCGACAAACTTAGCCCCGAGACTCTGCACTTCTTCTTTAACGGCTGGGCGAATATCGAAGGCTTCCACGACAGCACCTAAGCGTCTAGCCGTGGCGATGGCTTGTAGACCCGCCACACCAGCGCCCATCACAAAGACCTTGGCGGGTTTAATTGTACCTGCCGCCGTTGTCAACATGGGGAAGAACTTGGGTGAAGCCGCTGCCGCAATCAGTACCGCTTTGTATCCTGCCACGCCCGCCTGAGAGGAGAGAGCATCCATACTTTGAGCACGACTGGTACGCGGAATCAGCTCCATACTAAATGCCGTGACTTTTCGATTCGCGAGTTGCTCAATCACCTCTGGCTGACCTAAGGGATTGAGGAAGCTAATCAAAACACTCCCTTCCCGTAGCTGATGAATTTCATGCTCTTTGGGGAGGCCAACTTTTAGGAGAATATCGGCTTCACCCCACAAAGCACTGACATCAGAGATGATTTTGGCACCAGCGGTTTCGTAAGTCTCATTACTGAAAAATGAACCCTCTCCGGCACCACTTTCTACACAAATTTCTAAGCCCTGTTTCACTAATCGGGCAACCGTATCCGGATTTAGCGCGACGCGACGCTCACCGACTTCAATTTCTTTCGCGATCGCTATTTTCATGAACGCTCCTTGTGACTTAAGCTAGTGAGGATGAGTAAACTTACTTAAACAGAACTAGCCGTTTGAATTGGCAAGGCAGATATCTCTCTGGCGGCACCAGAGAGCAACTAATACTTTGCACTTAGCAAGCCGATTTGGCAAGGGATGCCAGTAATGTTCTCACTTGCATCCTAGTGTTGCCTACCCGATCCCGAAGGCGATCTTTAACTTGTCTTAAATATTCACTGAATCCATCAAATGGTTGTTAGGCATTGACAAGTGACTCAAAAAACTTTAATAAAAGTTTAAGAACAAGGGGATTCTGGTTAAAATCTACTGTACTAATCGCCAACATGCCTCATGGTTTCTACCGACCCGACCTTCTTGGAGGTATTGACGGGCGGCTCAAGGGTCAAAACCAGTCTCCCAGGCACTTTTTCCAAGTCTTTAACGTCTCCACCTGAGATTATCCGCAGTAACTCAACTTTGATACTCTCAATAAAGAGTCAAAAATAGTAAAGTTTAGTGACAAACCTCATTACCCTTCGGGAAGAGTAGTCAGCCTATGTTATCCAAAAAATCGTTGATGCGACCCATGATTTCTGCCGTAGCCGTTACGGGTTGTATAATCACGGGGTTTGCTGTCAAAAGCTGGGCACAGAACAACCCAGGTTTTACCCTGTGGAGCGGTGTGGCTCGTGAAAATCAGCTGAACTATTACTTAGATTATGGCGGTCAGCCGAACGGCTGGGATCGTTACCGCTTTAAAATTCCGGCCAAGAAATTGGAGTTAGGGGTGGCTCAGATTGCCATTTCTTATCCCGATTATTTCGACGGCAAGTTTGACCCCAAGAGAGTTGAGGTACGTGTCAAAGGCAAAAAAGTGCCGATCTCTGAAGTGAACTGGAATAAAGAAAATCACGTCATTCAGATCCAGTTAGATCAGGCAATCCAGGCGGGGAATAGTATCGAAATTGTCTTCTCAAACGTTAAAAATCCCCCCTTTGGTGGAATGTACTATTTCAATGCTCAGGTAATGACGCCCGGTGATATTCCACTCCCCCGT of the Allocoleopsis franciscana PCC 7113 genome contains:
- a CDS encoding Re/Si-specific NAD(P)(+) transhydrogenase subunit alpha; this encodes MKIAIAKEIEVGERRVALNPDTVARLVKQGLEICVESGAGEGSFFSNETYETAGAKIISDVSALWGEADILLKVGLPKEHEIHQLREGSVLISFLNPLGQPEVIEQLANRKVTAFSMELIPRTSRAQSMDALSSQAGVAGYKAVLIAAAASPKFFPMLTTAAGTIKPAKVFVMGAGVAGLQAIATARRLGAVVEAFDIRPAVKEEVQSLGAKFVEVTLEEETVAAGGYAKEISEASKQRTQEVVTEHVKNADVVITTAQVPGKKAPLLVTEEMVQQMHPGSVIVDLAAEQGGNCACTEPGKDVVRNGVTIIGPINLPSSMPVHASQMYAKNISTLLQYLVKDGELQLNFDDDIINSTCVTHAGEILNPRVKEALVQVRTAV
- a CDS encoding DUF2808 domain-containing protein — protein: MLSKKSLMRPMISAVAVTGCIITGFAVKSWAQNNPGFTLWSGVARENQLNYYLDYGGQPNGWDRYRFKIPAKKLELGVAQIAISYPDYFDGKFDPKRVEVRVKGKKVPISEVNWNKENHVIQIQLDQAIQAGNSIEIVFSNVKNPPFGGMYYFNAQVMTPGDIPLPRYVGTWILSIGG